CACTCAGCCTGGGCCAGGAGGCTTCGGGCACGGAAACCAGGCACCATTCCTGGCACGGGGCGTGGGCTGATGCGGGAGGGATGTTCTGTTGatgaccttccctcccccatccaagcTCGGCCCACCTGCTCGACCTCcagccttcctgccctctctgccaGCCTCCAGACCCACACGTTGCGCTTTCCCCAAGTCCCTCCCTCCTGGGGCTGAACCTGTCCTGGGTCCTGACACAGTTCCTCCCCATTTGGCATGCCACGGCTGTCCCTCTCCTGGAGCTGGGCGTGCcgcagactcccccagccctcaggGACAGCTGGTGCCTGAGCTGgccgtggggccaggagcagggggcagtgtgaagCGAGGGAGTTCAGGCAGCTGGCTGATTACAGGGAAACTAGTGGCAGCATTGCCCACTGGCATGTTCCCCGCTGGAGAGGCTGTTTATTCCCTGCGCCTCCCTCCGCACCCCGTTAACACGAACCACAGGGAATCAGATGCAGTCTGTTGGCAGAGGCCCTGTCCAGGATAACAGCCTTGCTGGGTTGCTGGGAGAGCccagaacgctgtcctcgggcgggAGGAGACAGTCTCCTGGCTCCAAACGAGGgctccagcttctcttccacgTCCCCCACACCCAAGGAGCACAGAGCAGCGATCGCCTGGGGTCGGTGCGTTGTCCTGTAGGGCTGCTCTAACGCTGAGGCAGCGGCTATCCTGGGCCCCGGGTGTCTCCTGGGCACATTACCCCTCTGACTGCCCACACCCCTGTCCTTAACTGTGCCGTGTCCCTgcggctccccactccccatcccgCACACTGCTGACAACGTCCCTCTGTTGTGTGACAGGCTGCTCCCGGCGTGGatgccagcccacccctccaCGCTGTGGTGTCACTGCCGCCAGGTGTACCTGCCGATGAGCTACTGCTATGCCACGCGCCTGACTgccgaggaggatgagcttgtccAGAGCCTCAGACAGGTAAATGAactccctgagcaccctccccactcctcacccTGTGTAACGGTGGCCTGGAGACCCTTCccaccatggcccagctgtggctagttGCATGGACCCGAATCTCCTCATTGGGCGCaaatcccaggggctgcagcccctggcagTGCTTTGGTGGAGATCCCTGTGGGCTCGTTGTGATGTGATCCCCACATCAGCCCCTTGTTCCCCTGTCCCACCAGAGCTTCTGGGGCTTCCCCTTGCCTGGGCACTAACTGCGACGGCCCTGAGCCATGTCTCAGCAGCCCCGTGTCTGACACCTCTGTCCCTCATCTCTGTTACCAAAGAGGAGCACAGGGGGgggaatctcccctcattctctgtggtgaatcatagaatatgaagggacctcaggaggtcatctagtccaaccccctgctcaaagcaggaccaatcccctgacagatttttgccccgatccctaaatgaccccctcaaggattgaactcacaaccctgggtttaggaggccagtgctcaaaccactgagctatccctcccccctgaagaCTTTAGCAACCCTGCTGCTCAGTGTCTCGTCCTCTCTGGTTGTTCCACTCACCCTCTGCTGATCTAGCAGGGCCAGCGACTCTCACCAGCTTTCTGGTTCTCCGAGACTTACAGAAGTTCCTATTTGCTGCTGGCCATTCTGGTTCCCTCTGAGCCTCCTTACGCCTTCCCTGTCACAGCTGATGCTTCTGTACGTTGACGTAGTGTGGGCTGCATTTCTGCTCCTTCAGGGGGATGTTGCTTGAGTGAGCCACGTGGTCCTTCCATGCTTTCCCTTTCGCTTAGGGCTGAGGTACGACTGGCCCGTGCTGAGGTACGACTGGCCCGGGCTGGGTTGGGCCCCTCGATGTCGGTATGGGGCCACTGGCATATTACCTCTGTGCAGCATCCCAGCTCTCATTAGCAGATGGAAAGGCTCTGCCTTCATAGGTGCAGTAGTAACAGGAGCTGCATGGAACCGATGCCCCGCTGTCTGTGTGATGACCCAGAGCTCGATTCATCACATCAAGGGACCGGTAGATCATCTAGTCAGGCTCCTgtgtaacgcaggccagagaatgtcacccAGTTACTCTGGACTGAGCCCAGCGACGTGTCTGGCTGCAGTACAGTGTGCCCTCCAGAAAAGCAGCCGGTCGGGAGCTGaagacatcgagagatggagagtCTGCTAGTTCCCTTGGCAGCACATTCCGGTGGTTGATCACCCTCATTGTTCACTGTTCGGGCCTTATAGcttcagccactggttcttgttctgcctttctccgccCTTCGGTACCTGGTatcttctccctgtgaaggttctTCTACCAGTCACCTGCcagtcttatttctgatactcagtGGTGAGGACAGTCACGGGGGGCCCGGGAGTGCCCACCTTAAACAGTCCGTGTAGGTGCCGCATTAATGCTCTTCCATTGCTGGTAACCTTGGCTGATGGGAGAGGTGGAGGGAACCCTatggggcaggaattggggtgggctttggggaaggaaggagagagctggGAGGGCAAGGTAGGAAGGAAAGCCAAGGGCAGAGTGTCTGGGGTCGTGCAGGGAGCAGGCTTTCCCTGTCAATGCCACGGCAAGGTACTTGCCACACACTTGTTCACAATGCCTATGGCCTGCACTTTCCAAAGGGAGGAGTGATTTTTGGGAGGCCCCGTCGGCCCCCCCGGAGGGGTCTGATTTGAGAGCTCTGAGCCCTGCCCTTTGCGAATCAGACTTGGTGTCTTAGGCTGGGCACCTGACACTCCTAGGCCTGAAGGGGAGTTACGCCTTAGGGGCTGTCTTCTCCCTGCCCACTGGGCTCCGGGAGCCCTGCTGTGAATTGGAGCGGGGTGGAGTCCTGCACACAGGCCTCCAGCCAGAATTAAGCCCTCCCTACTGCATGAGCATGCTCCAGCTTGCTCCCCCCATTCTGGCCTGTGTgggccctggagcccccccctTCGGGCTGTGTGCCCCCCCAGGCCGCATGGGGCCCCGGTGCCCCCCTCAGGTGCTCTGGCACTATCTGAAGGTGCTTTCTCCTCTTGTTAACTCTCCTTAGCAAAGGGTGCTGGGAGCAGCTCCCACGTGGGACCTGTCCCGGTGGCTGGTGTGGAGCCACAGAGCGGGCCAGGCAGCGCTGCCCTCCGTCCCCGGTGCTGCCCTGCGTGCTCTGTGCTGTACTGCCGCTGGCTGCCAACGCCACCAGCCTGACACTTGCAGCTGTCTCATGGGTCTGCTCCCATGACGTGCTAGTGAGCGGATGGCTAatctcccgcctgctccctgccaggagctgtACGTCCAGGACTACTCCAGCATTGACTGGCCGGCCCAGAGGAATAACGTGGCTGCCAGCGATCTCTACACCCCGCACAGCTGCTCACACTCGCCAATGGTGAGTAGGCCACtggctgggcctggccagggcagggcgggggataGTTGATGTGCAGGTTGTTTTCTGACCCCACTGACGTGAGTCGCTGGCGGAGTTGAGAGCTGCCCCATAGCCTCACATCCAACCCCAATGCAGCCCCCAAGCTTCCTGTCAGCCTTGCCCTGCCCGTGGGATCTCAGAGTGGCCAGGGACCAGAAGCTGGCAAGACTGTACATTACTAACCCGGGAGGGAATGCTTGTGCCTGACAAAGCAGTGCCCACCTGGCCTCAGCATGGTGCCACAGTTACTGCCCTGCCCAGTGGGCATGAGGGCAATCTGTGTGCGGCATTGGCTCGCTCACTTCGGCCACgagccagcagcagccacctGGGTCCAGCACGTAGGAAAGGCGctgggctctgtgctgattgcCGCTGGAGGAGGCTGAACCCAGGCCCATCCTGACTGTCTGGTGCCATTGGTGCCGAATCAGGGCTCATAGAACAACTCCAAACACTCTGTCTCTGAGGTGTCTGCGGAGGCTGAGTCCAGCGTGGGCTGTGTGCTGGGGCACTGAGTGAATCTTAATACCTCGGGTTCTGTCCCCCACTCAGCAGCTTCCTACCTTCCCTCTGGTCCTGTCTCGGGCTGAGCAGAGGTGAAACAACCAGGGTTCAGTCCAGGTGTGGAGCGTTCTGGGGCTGTGTCCCTGGGGCTctcgccctgctccccccagagccctggccagctggggaagggatggggggagctctcTGGGGCTCGGGGCCAGGCCCTGCTCGCACAGGAGTTGGAACCAGGCAGCTGGTAAGAGTTTCCTTATTGTGTCTCTCTTGTTCCCGTCTCAGCCATCCTGAACGTGTACGAAGCCCATCACAGCGCCCGGCTGAGGCAGCGAGCCATCGCGGAGCTGTACGACCACATCAAGGCTGAAGACAGATTCACCAAGGCCATCAGCATTGGCCCGGTAGGCTGCTCGTTACCGTTCCCAACGAATCAACGGAGCTGGCTCCAATTCCTGCCCAGGTGCGGGAGAGACCGGCCTGGgactccccagctctgcacagatgccctgctgctggcacgtaACCATAGCAACCAGCAATCCAGGCAGGCTCAGGGCCtgctgtgctgggcgctgcacacagGAGAGTTCATGGCGGATGACAAGGGCATGAGCAGGCTGGCGGGAGAGGAGAGCGTGAGCAACCGCTTGGACATTGTACAGTGGCAGTGGAGGCTGGGCGTGCCAGATGCCCCCCTCTGCAGAGTCTTTGCTGGGGACAGCTGGGGGGTGTGGAGTCAGCTGGTGGAAGGCCGTGGCTGGAGAGTGATCTCCTGCCCTGTGATGGGGAATGGACATGGGGATGCCAAGGGGTCCGTTCTGTGACCAGAGCCCCATGTAGACGTTCTTGCTCGCCTGTAgacaccccccagcctggggtttGCTCTGGAGCTGGTCACGAGGTCAGGTCATGCGGTGCAGGCCCAAGCCGAACACCACTGCGCTCTGCAGGGGAGTGACGCCTTCTCTCTCGGCAGATTTCCAAGACCATTAACATGCTGGTTGGCTGGTACGTGGATGGGgatgttggggtccactaggcatagctaccaggtaactcgggagagtggaaggccaaaagtgccgatgaagctcttttgctctgggcctatctgaacccccaaaccccatcttgggaactctcacctacttctctgctaactgtttacatgctctgaagtaggctgaagcagaaatgtaatgtcagctttttagcagatggctgcagtttcactcacactagcagaaataatagagataagaagcggggtagttagtttgcaggcgtctaatccaaggtcgcaaagactgagaaagttttctcacaagcttatgtagagtttattgtaacagttgtctggaagggaggggtaaggaggaacagccagacaaagagatgtatgcaaacagtttggagtataaaaggtaaaatttgtttgtatttgttgcactggatttgagacatgccggtctcctagtgccatttcagagctctgaaataaacttggcttgctttctcccctcggtgtctttattggtgccaagcacaccgggtgacggaccattgttgtcccctcgagccctttagggcgggCAACAGGGAGAGCTCTCCAGCCTTCCAGGAGCATGTCTCCAGGATCCCTGATTACCTCTGGTAAGGCCAGGCCCATGAACCTCCCTAGCCCTGGAGACAGCGCAGGGCTCAGCTAGAGAGAGCCCTGCGCGGGAGTCCCCAGGCCCTAGCAGGGAACCTGCTGCCCAGACCTGCCATGGgggaccccgctctgcccccagggccACCACGCTGCGTAGGCCCCACGAGCAGGGAGCTCTGTGCAGGGGACATGCGAACGGGGGGGTCTTGCACTGATCAGCAGCCAGCTCCagaaactggctctttattagtGAGTCCTACTCGCTCCAGTTCTCCCAGtcaggctgggaaggggcaggccagggcccccGGGGAACCTGCTGCAAGGCTGCCCCTGAAGCTCAGTACTCTGTGCCCCAGCAGCAGTGTTAGACGCCTGGGGGCTGCGGGAGGTTGGGGACAGCACCAcgctccccaggctgctgcagtgATGTGCTCTCTCTCCACGCAGGCTGGGACTCGACGGCATGAAGATGCAGGTAAGGCGCTGTGGCCCTGGCAGTGACCGCAGGGACCCTGGGCACCCTCTCGCTGCTGCTGAGGCAGctcgcagggctgggcagggacccctcacccgggGACTGAGCGCATACTGCAAAGGGGGTCTCACCAGGCTGCTCTGCCTCGGGGGATCTGCCACCCCTGCAATGTCTCCCTTTGCTGCCGGGCTGTTAATAGTCATAGgaccagccctggcccagctgtgcggctcacagcagcagcttctcccgtccctgctcctcctcctggctgaggGTAGAAGGGGTTGGTATCAGGAGCAGTGTGTGTCCATGCTCTcgggcagctgcttcccctgcacctctggggGATGCTCTGCACCCGCCATCCCGTGCCCAGCCCCTTCGCTCCGGCCTTCCGCCCCTGCCACACACGCATTGCCCCTGGGGTGGAGCCTAGGGGAGGAGTCCCGTCCTGTCCAGTCTCTGCTGTGCGGTTCTGGCCCTACGTTAGTGGAcagcccctctgctacctgcGCTGGGGGCTAGAACCGAGCACTAACGGCTGCTTGGCCCCTGCTGAGTGTCCAGCAAGGAAAGGGGCTGCGTGCTGCTCCCCCATGCCCTGGCCACGCAGGCCTGCTTCTCtgtcccacttcctgcagctcagtGTCTTCAGCTGCTAATGAAGAAGTGCGCTGTAGGGGCCGCGGGCTAGCCCTTCTGAAGGCCTGATTGAAATGAATGCTTGAAATGattcctcccagaccccagtggatGTTTGTCCCTCTCTCAGCATTGCCACACAAATCTCCACATTGTACCTCTTTACTCAAGAGAGGCTAAGAACTGGGatagctggggggctgcaggtcaggagtgaggggcatggacagggctgtgtggggagcccagggctgggacaacatagggttaccatatgtccgttttttcctggacatgtctggctttttggtaatcaaacccctgtccggggggaattgccaaaaagccgaacatgtccgggaaaataccggccgggcacttcctctcccgcggctgctctgctcctcccctgactcttcggctctgtttaagagccgagctgcccgagcgctaccggcttcgggcagcccccttgcctccggaccccagccgctggccgggcacttcccctcccgggctccagctgctctgctccggtggtgcagggtctggagacaagggggctgcccgaagccagtagcgctcgggcagctcggctcttaaacagagccgaagagtcaggggaggagcagagcagccggagcccgggaggcgaagtgcccggccgggggcgcagggtccggaggcaagggggctgcccgaagcccgaacgctaccggcttcacggtttgccgggcagcctccagaccctgtgcccccggctgggcgcttcccctcccgggctccagctgcgctggggaagcgccagccgggggcgcagggtctggatgctgcccagcaaaccgtgaagccggtagcgcttgggcagcccttttcgcgtggctgggagggaggagggagagttagggtggggactttggggaaggagcggggaaggggcagagttggggcggggaaggagtggagttggggcagagatggggtggggaaaggggcggggccagggccccgtggagtgtcctctttttttattttttaaatatggtaaccctaggacaacaggggggctgcaggtctggagtgaggggcatggacagggctgcgtggggagcccagggctgggacaacaggggggctgcaggtcaggattgaaggGCACCAGCATCCAGGCTGGAAACAGTCGGAGGGCCAGGCAGGCTGCGGGGCAGGGAGCCCACCAGGACTGTGGAAGCAGGCGCTGGAGGTTAAAACAAGCCCACTGACGACTTCCATTTAGTTTTGCTGTGAgcgctgctgtttgctagacagAGGCAGCAGCCGCCCTGCATAATGCCAGATAAGCTCATCTGGGCTGAACAATGAGGCGCCCGTGCATCTGGAAGGGCAGGTGCGATTTGCCTGCACAGCCCTCCCCAAGCAGGGAAACCTctaccctccccagggctggttcAGCTTTTAAAAGCTCGATGCATTTCTTggccctccagctgctgcccagttctcctctctctcaccggcccctcccccatctaaaataaatatttaaagacatCACAAGGAAAGAACGTTTCCTGCCTCCATCAATAAagcagacccccacccccagctttccaacactgacagccccccccccccctgccctggctgcttcCTCACGTCTCGCTGCTTTCGTGCCTGCTGTTCCCATCTAGTAATGCAGGGGAAGCCACCTGGGAACCCCCGGGCCAGGCCCCTGCAATCCCATGCCACCCCAGCTGGCTCTCAGGTGGGGCTGCCCGCAAAAGCGACATCCTCGGGGCATGTTCCGGAACTGGGAGTGACGCTAACTGACCCCACTCGGGGCTAATGGAGTTTTCCACCCAAAGGTGGGTGGGGTGCGTGGACAGGGAGGCAGGGATTTGCAGCCCTCCTCTCTGCCAGATGGGGAGTGGGATCACAGACCCGCCTGTGCTCTGGGTACAGCCGGCGAGCCTTGAACTCaacgggcctgatcctgatcccaCGTACACTGACTTTACCCCCATGTAAactcacttcagtggggctactcctcgtttacaccagctggagatcagaatcaggcccaatgcacCTATTGTGGggttgagaaggaaagaaaaacacagagagagagagagagaaaaccccaTGCAATCCAGTTATGGCTAGACAGATTAGTAGGAAAGAAAACATCAAATATACAGAATCCAGCCCCAGAGTAAAGACTGGCCCCCACTTTTGAAAGGAAAGAACCAAACAGTGCATTCAGATTTGGACTCTCTGCACTTTCTCCCTGCCCGGGTGGATGCACCCACCAGCTGGGCACAGGCAGCCCTGCTCCAAGCACAGATGAGCTCTGGGATGATGATAAGGAAGGAGCTGGCGCCCAGCtgttggggtggagctgggcgtcTCTCTTGGAGTGGTCCAGTGGCTACCACTCCTGGATGCTGCTACAGGCACTGGAGCCTGCATCTCGCCAAGCAGCAAAGCAAAGTGGGCCCTCCCAAGGGGTGAGAGCGAGCCAGCACGTGGGAGTCAGACAGGACACACAGACAAAGAGGGAGCCTGCAGCTGCACACACCCAGTGACGGGGagccactctgcatgggggggggtgttcatccggttctggggctggagaaacccagccctggggaacctaggtcctgcaggatagctccattgggaagggacttgcagaagggagaagtagaactccatataaaaacacaaatgacacaaacagtacactgatagaattacagaatccccttccccagaagagtaacccgaataaatgagcataccccaaagtaatgagcACATCTTgtaacaagacccaatccacccagtcctaattgcaatccattcatagtcagccatgtcaagcaatgatccccagccctacatctccaggggactgtgtatggacatgcactgctgtcctctgttgcacaaatcacatcagaccagattaagtatctattagattttattgttttcctctgaatagcggaggagctgctcctttccctcctcaagggctgcatttccggagctcagggtcatgggccccatttccaactgccacaggtaagtgggtggctaacgagtgtgatgccgcctgcgtatccatccatggagcattatgaatggatctgcagagcagtgggttcgagaggaacttgattaatggcaggaaaatgccaaacagtctaaaaacaataaaactgataaaccctgggatgaaatgtagcaaaagccattcctatccgctccggggttctgtcgggatattcagaggaccagaaaatgtaagtgggtgatttaaattgtctgcagttaatttaacttcatagttaatccatg
This sequence is a window from Chrysemys picta bellii isolate R12L10 unplaced genomic scaffold, ASM1138683v2 scaf145, whole genome shotgun sequence. Protein-coding genes within it:
- the LOC135978150 gene encoding lanosterol synthase-like, with amino-acid sequence MNTLFPELWLLPAWMPAHPSTLWCHCRQVYLPMSYCYATRLTAEEDELVQSLRQELYVQDYSSIDWPAQRNNVAASDLYTPHSCSHSPMPS